One window from the genome of Fodinicurvata sediminis DSM 21159 encodes:
- a CDS encoding P-II family nitrogen regulator — protein sequence MKMVVAIIKPFKLDDVREALTASGIEGLTVSEVKGYGRQKGQTEIYRGAEYAVNFLPKVKIEVAVADEVVEGVLETIQKTANTGRIGDGKIFVLDISHAVRIRTGETDSEAL from the coding sequence ATGAAAATGGTTGTTGCCATCATCAAGCCCTTCAAGCTCGACGATGTAAGAGAAGCCCTCACCGCCAGTGGCATAGAGGGACTGACCGTCAGCGAGGTGAAGGGCTATGGCCGGCAGAAGGGACAGACGGAAATCTATCGCGGCGCCGAATACGCCGTGAACTTCCTGCCGAAGGTGAAGATCGAGGTCGCCGTGGCCGACGAGGTCGTCGAAGGGGTTCTGGAGACCATCCAGAAAACCGCGAACACCGGACGTATCGGTGACGGAAAGATCTTTGTCCTCGACATCTCGCACGCCGTCCGTATCCGGACCGGCGAAACCGACAGCGAAGCACTTTAG
- a CDS encoding FecCD family ABC transporter permease — translation MALLSLSLPRSSLRNPPERRHLLMAGLVVGLLAVVLLSLGLGAVRIPAGEVLAVLAETMGFSTAKSVPDQMRLVLLHIRLPRTLLAALAGAGLAVSGAALQGLFRNPLADPGLIGVSSGAALAAATTIVFGGVLFSGLPPELLPYLLPLGAFGGGLIAVLLAYRLASGHGQTDVATLLLAGVALNAIAGAGIGLLIFASDDQQLRDLNFWMLGSIAGANWSALLPALAFLALPLLALPFLGRALNALLLGETEAAHLGFRVERAKKIILLLAALATGAAVALCGVIGFVGLVVPHLVRLAAGPDHRFLLPASALLGAALLLLADLLARTLVLPAELPIGIVTSCVGGPFFLWMLLRQRARGGGALC, via the coding sequence ATGGCGCTGTTGAGCCTGTCCCTGCCGCGTTCCAGTCTGCGCAACCCGCCCGAGCGACGGCATCTGTTGATGGCTGGCTTGGTGGTGGGCTTGCTCGCCGTCGTGCTGCTCTCGCTCGGCCTGGGTGCGGTGCGCATTCCCGCGGGGGAAGTGCTGGCTGTCCTGGCCGAGACAATGGGATTCTCCACTGCCAAGAGCGTACCGGATCAAATGCGGCTGGTCCTGCTGCATATCCGTCTGCCGCGCACGCTGCTGGCGGCCCTGGCCGGAGCCGGCCTGGCGGTTTCCGGGGCGGCGCTGCAGGGTCTGTTCCGCAACCCTCTGGCCGATCCCGGCCTGATCGGTGTGTCCAGCGGGGCCGCCTTGGCTGCGGCGACCACCATTGTCTTCGGTGGCGTGCTCTTCTCTGGCCTGCCGCCGGAACTCTTGCCCTACCTCCTGCCGCTCGGCGCCTTTGGTGGTGGCCTGATCGCCGTTCTTCTGGCCTATCGCCTGGCCAGCGGGCACGGGCAGACGGATGTCGCGACGCTGCTGCTGGCCGGCGTCGCCCTGAACGCCATTGCCGGCGCGGGCATCGGGCTGCTGATTTTCGCCAGCGACGATCAGCAGCTGCGTGACCTGAACTTCTGGATGCTGGGCAGTATTGCCGGGGCCAACTGGTCCGCCTTGCTCCCGGCCCTGGCTTTCCTGGCGCTGCCTCTGCTTGCTCTGCCTTTCCTGGGCCGCGCGCTTAATGCCTTGCTGCTTGGGGAAACCGAGGCGGCACATCTGGGTTTTCGTGTGGAGCGGGCCAAGAAGATCATCCTGCTGCTGGCGGCGCTGGCCACCGGGGCGGCCGTTGCGCTCTGCGGCGTCATCGGTTTCGTCGGGCTGGTGGTGCCGCATCTGGTGCGTCTGGCGGCGGGTCCCGACCATCGCTTCCTGCTGCCCGCCTCAGCGCTGCTGGGCGCGGCCCTGCTGCTTCTGGCCGACCTGCTGGCGCGCACGCTGGTGCTGCCGGCGGAACTGCCCATCGGCATCGTCACCAGCTGCGTGGGCGGGCCCTTCTTCCTCTGGATGCTGCTGCGCCAGCGTGCCCGCGGGGGAGGTGCGCTGTGCTGA
- a CDS encoding heme ABC transporter ATP-binding protein — protein sequence MLSAESVTLHLGGRPILEKVDLSVGPGEFLALVGPNGAGKSSLLRLMAGSLAPTSGRVCLDGQALDRHDPRTLACRRAVLPQSSLLNFPFTVREVVCLGRSPHRTGAARDRQVAEEVMALAEVLPLAGRRYTELSGGERQRVELARVLAQIWTEPSEEPEGATPRYLLLDEPTSSLDLRHQQTVMRAARRLAVRGFGVLAVLHDLNLAARNADRLALLAPGQNGHGGHLVRQGGPEQVLEADLLSAVYETPVGLLSGEPGAPPVILPAQA from the coding sequence GTGCTGAGCGCCGAGTCCGTCACCCTGCACCTGGGCGGGCGCCCGATCCTCGAGAAGGTGGATCTTTCGGTGGGACCGGGCGAGTTCCTGGCGCTGGTCGGGCCCAACGGGGCCGGCAAGTCCAGCCTGCTGCGCCTGATGGCGGGCAGCCTGGCCCCGACGTCCGGCAGGGTATGCCTGGACGGTCAGGCGCTGGATCGCCACGATCCCAGGACCCTGGCCTGTCGCCGCGCGGTGCTGCCCCAGAGCAGCTTGCTGAACTTCCCCTTCACGGTGCGAGAGGTGGTCTGCCTGGGCCGCTCTCCGCATCGCACGGGCGCCGCGCGCGACCGGCAGGTGGCCGAGGAAGTTATGGCTCTCGCCGAGGTCCTGCCGCTCGCCGGGCGCCGCTACACGGAACTCTCGGGTGGCGAGCGTCAACGGGTGGAGCTGGCCCGCGTGCTAGCCCAGATCTGGACTGAGCCGAGTGAGGAGCCCGAAGGCGCGACACCCCGCTACCTGCTGCTGGACGAGCCCACCAGCAGCCTGGATCTGCGCCACCAGCAGACGGTCATGAGAGCGGCCCGGCGGCTTGCGGTACGCGGTTTCGGCGTGCTGGCCGTGCTGCACGACCTGAACCTGGCGGCCCGCAATGCCGACCGCCTGGCTCTGCTGGCGCCTGGCCAAAACGGCCATGGCGGCCATCTTGTGCGACAGGGCGGGCCCGAACAGGTGCTGGAGGCCGACCTGTTGAGCGCGGTCTACGAGACGCCGGTGGGCCTGCTGTCCGGCGAGCCTGGTGCGCCGCCGGTGATTCTGCCGGCACAGGCCTGA
- a CDS encoding heme/hemin ABC transporter substrate-binding protein, giving the protein MSPGRVLRFGFLLVGFLAVTAPASARETVPERVVSIGGAVTELVYELGAEGRLVAVDSTSQYPPEALERLPDVGYLRALSAEPILALEPDLVLALEEAGPPEALAHLRDAGVRLEVVPSDPTPAGVAEKARVIGAALGLEEEADRLAESLEVELSALETALEGVEPRPRVLFLLSVGRGAPMAGGRETAADGIISLAGGQNAVRAFEGFKPLSPEAALSAAPEVLLVTRSTLEALGGREALLARPEIAGTPAGETGRLVVMDALLLLGFGPRTPQAVRELATELQPDLALPDSPGDQ; this is encoded by the coding sequence ATGAGCCCGGGGCGCGTTCTTCGATTCGGTTTCCTCCTGGTCGGTTTCCTCGCCGTCACCGCCCCGGCATCTGCCCGGGAGACCGTGCCCGAACGTGTGGTCTCCATCGGCGGGGCGGTGACGGAACTCGTCTACGAGCTTGGAGCGGAGGGCCGGTTGGTGGCCGTGGACAGCACCAGTCAGTATCCGCCGGAAGCGCTCGAACGCCTTCCGGATGTGGGCTACCTGCGCGCCCTTTCGGCCGAACCGATCCTGGCGCTGGAGCCGGATCTGGTGCTGGCGCTGGAAGAAGCCGGGCCACCGGAGGCCCTGGCCCATCTGCGCGATGCCGGCGTGCGCCTGGAGGTTGTCCCCAGCGATCCCACGCCGGCCGGTGTCGCGGAGAAGGCCCGCGTCATCGGTGCAGCGCTGGGCTTGGAAGAAGAGGCGGATCGTCTGGCTGAGAGTCTGGAAGTCGAACTGAGCGCCCTGGAGACCGCCCTGGAGGGTGTCGAACCGCGCCCGCGGGTCCTGTTTCTGCTGTCGGTCGGGCGCGGCGCGCCCATGGCCGGCGGACGCGAAACGGCGGCGGACGGGATCATTTCCCTGGCGGGCGGGCAGAATGCCGTGCGTGCTTTCGAGGGGTTCAAGCCCCTGAGTCCGGAAGCGGCTCTCTCGGCGGCCCCGGAGGTATTGCTGGTGACCCGCAGCACCCTTGAGGCATTGGGTGGACGCGAGGCCCTGCTGGCCCGGCCGGAGATAGCCGGCACGCCGGCCGGCGAGACGGGGCGTCTTGTCGTCATGGATGCTTTGCTGTTGCTCGGCTTCGGGCCGCGCACGCCGCAGGCCGTGCGGGAGCTGGCCACCGAACTGCAGCCGGACCTCGCCCTGCCGGATTCGCCGGGAGATCAATGA
- a CDS encoding hemin-degrading factor has product MDKQISETQATGSELHARLAALKAAEPGLRACDLAQRLEVSEAELLAARTGDGVMRLSEDWHALVNALPELGRVMALTRNEHAVHEKHGTYSDIRLMKAHGLVLDPEIDLRLFFNRWSFAFAVEEEVKSGLRRSLQVFDRSGTAVHKVYTAPDSDPGQFWRVVERLKAPDQTPAIAVGEPYREKPELPDGEIDVEALRTAWDDLKDTHDFRTLLQKHRVGRLQALRLTGPGYASRLPEGAFRRALQLAAERQVPIMIFVGSHGVIQIHGGPVTNLRETGSWFNVLDADFNLHLHEPGIASTWQVRKPTSDGRVTSIEAYDTEGRQVVQMFGVRKPGVPEREDWRQLVADLMEELAE; this is encoded by the coding sequence ATGGACAAGCAGATATCTGAAACACAGGCCACAGGGTCAGAGCTTCACGCCCGCCTGGCGGCCCTGAAGGCAGCGGAGCCGGGCCTGCGCGCCTGCGATCTGGCGCAGCGCCTGGAGGTCAGCGAGGCCGAGCTGCTGGCGGCCCGCACCGGCGATGGCGTGATGCGCCTGAGCGAGGACTGGCATGCACTGGTCAATGCGCTGCCCGAGTTGGGCCGGGTCATGGCACTGACCCGCAACGAGCATGCGGTGCACGAGAAGCACGGCACCTACAGCGACATCCGCCTGATGAAGGCGCATGGCCTGGTGCTGGACCCGGAAATCGACCTGCGGCTCTTCTTCAATCGCTGGTCTTTCGCCTTTGCCGTGGAAGAAGAGGTGAAGAGCGGGCTGCGCCGCAGCCTGCAGGTCTTCGACCGCAGCGGCACGGCCGTGCACAAGGTCTATACGGCCCCGGACAGCGATCCCGGTCAGTTCTGGCGGGTTGTCGAGCGTCTGAAGGCGCCGGACCAGACACCGGCCATTGCCGTGGGCGAGCCCTATCGCGAGAAGCCCGAGCTGCCGGATGGGGAGATCGACGTGGAGGCTCTGCGCACCGCCTGGGACGATCTGAAGGACACCCACGACTTCCGCACCCTGCTGCAGAAGCATCGCGTGGGACGGCTGCAGGCGCTGCGGCTCACCGGGCCGGGTTATGCCAGCAGGCTGCCGGAGGGCGCGTTCCGCCGGGCCCTGCAACTCGCGGCTGAACGCCAGGTGCCGATCATGATCTTCGTGGGCAGCCATGGTGTGATCCAGATCCACGGCGGGCCGGTCACGAACCTGCGCGAGACCGGTTCCTGGTTCAACGTGCTGGATGCGGATTTCAACCTGCATCTCCACGAACCCGGCATCGCTTCGACCTGGCAGGTGCGCAAACCCACCAGCGACGGCCGTGTTACCTCCATCGAGGCCTATGACACGGAAGGGCGCCAGGTCGTGCAGATGTTCGGTGTGCGCAAGCCGGGCGTTCCGGAGCGCGAGGACTGGCGCCAGCTGGTCGCCGACCTGATGGAGGAACTGGCGGAATGA
- a CDS encoding UbiH/UbiF/VisC/COQ6 family ubiquinone biosynthesis hydroxylase codes for MIKQTSSPREEDASHRPVERHCDVVISGGGLAGLTLAAALSGAGLSVEVVDAQTPEKVLSAPFDGRASAIAAGSRHILEGIGLWSLLEDKAEPIEEIRVSDGRIDRRASPLFLHYDSAELGLGPLGHIVENRDLRKGLHQLLSRQETFHLHAPDLVVDSRRDANGARVILKSGTEICARLVVAAEGRNSPLRQAAGIPVKTWKYRQHGLVCTLVHERPHHGVAHEHFLPSGPFAVLPLRDDDAGRHRSSLVWTERPDLAERMMALVPEEFAREVQRRFGDTLGQFSVEGPRWSYPLSLLHAQRYHDIRLALLGDAAHVIHPIAGQGFNLGLRDVAALAECIVDTRRLGLDIGAETVLERYERWRRFDNMMLAGITDGLNRLFSNDIPPVRLARDLGFAAVERSPGLKRFFMRHAMGLVGDLPRLTRGEPL; via the coding sequence ATGATCAAGCAGACATCGTCCCCGCGAGAAGAAGACGCTTCGCACAGGCCTGTCGAGCGCCATTGCGACGTAGTGATTTCAGGTGGCGGGCTGGCCGGCCTGACTCTGGCCGCTGCACTGTCTGGTGCCGGCCTGTCGGTCGAAGTGGTGGATGCCCAGACACCCGAGAAAGTACTTTCGGCGCCGTTTGACGGGCGCGCATCCGCCATCGCCGCCGGTTCGCGACATATCCTGGAGGGGATCGGTCTTTGGTCCCTGCTGGAAGACAAGGCGGAGCCGATCGAGGAAATCCGCGTTTCAGATGGGCGGATCGATCGCCGTGCCTCGCCATTGTTTCTGCATTATGATTCCGCAGAGCTCGGTCTTGGACCACTTGGGCACATCGTGGAGAATCGCGATCTGCGCAAGGGGCTCCACCAGCTGCTGTCCAGGCAAGAGACCTTTCACCTGCATGCCCCCGACCTGGTGGTCGACAGCCGGCGTGATGCGAACGGCGCCCGGGTGATCCTGAAGAGCGGCACCGAAATATGCGCACGCCTGGTCGTGGCGGCGGAGGGGCGCAACTCTCCCCTGCGTCAGGCTGCAGGCATTCCGGTGAAGACCTGGAAATACCGCCAGCACGGGCTGGTCTGCACCCTGGTGCATGAGCGTCCGCATCATGGGGTCGCCCATGAACATTTCCTGCCATCAGGACCCTTTGCGGTGCTGCCCCTGCGCGACGATGACGCCGGCCGGCATCGTTCGTCCCTGGTCTGGACCGAGCGGCCCGATTTGGCCGAGCGCATGATGGCTCTCGTGCCGGAAGAGTTCGCCCGGGAGGTGCAGAGGCGCTTCGGGGACACCCTGGGTCAGTTCTCGGTGGAGGGACCGCGCTGGTCCTATCCGCTGTCCCTGCTGCATGCCCAGCGCTATCATGATATCCGTCTCGCCCTGCTGGGCGATGCCGCGCATGTGATCCACCCTATTGCCGGGCAGGGGTTCAATCTGGGTCTGCGGGATGTGGCTGCCTTGGCGGAATGTATCGTCGATACCCGGCGTCTTGGATTGGATATCGGGGCCGAGACCGTTCTGGAACGCTATGAACGCTGGCGCCGATTCGACAACATGATGCTGGCCGGAATCACCGATGGCCTGAACCGCCTGTTCTCCAACGACATTCCTCCGGTGCGCCTGGCGCGGGATCTTGGTTTTGCCGCTGTGGAACGTTCGCCTGGACTCAAGCGTTTCTTCATGCGTCATGCCATGGGCCTGGTGGGGGATCTGCCGCGCCTGACACGTGGCGAGCCGCTATGA
- a CDS encoding PAS domain-containing protein — MVVDAKAYGFQEDASDAIRYLSAHLDSLRDGRSMPPKSKLFPEELPPSLLPGLFVVQVLGDEGPGSTGPWELRYRLMGTHIVDASGVDWTGHELGPALLETRWHNYREAYEAPLRTRQPTCQRHDFHNFAQGRSYPSRRYLFPLGDDQDRITLLVGFFVIESGIWRFG; from the coding sequence ATGGTCGTGGATGCGAAGGCCTATGGCTTCCAGGAAGATGCCAGCGATGCCATACGTTATCTTTCCGCTCACCTGGACAGCCTGCGTGACGGTCGCTCCATGCCGCCAAAATCGAAACTCTTTCCCGAGGAGTTACCGCCCTCGCTCTTGCCCGGTCTCTTCGTGGTCCAGGTTCTCGGCGATGAGGGACCGGGGTCGACGGGGCCCTGGGAACTCCGCTATCGCTTGATGGGAACGCATATTGTGGACGCCAGCGGTGTCGACTGGACCGGACACGAACTGGGACCGGCTCTGCTGGAAACCCGCTGGCATAACTATCGCGAAGCCTACGAAGCACCTCTGCGGACACGCCAACCGACCTGCCAACGCCACGACTTCCACAACTTCGCGCAGGGGCGCAGCTATCCCAGCCGGCGCTACCTTTTTCCCCTTGGCGACGACCAGGACCGCATAACCCTGCTGGTGGGCTTCTTCGTCATCGAATCCGGAATCTGGCGTTTCGGCTGA
- the amt gene encoding ammonium transporter has product MTKLRQISTGAAVLAVGSLLTTTAFAQEEATGVSAGVSSEVGFILNTFLFLICGAFVMWMAAGFSMLESGLVRSKNTAAICLKNITLYSIAGIMYYLIGYNLMYVDVGSWIGSISLLYNPSGAEAALVAGSEDADVLSQVVDAGYSVMSDWFFQMVFVATAASIVSGTLAERIKFAPFMVFVVILTGFLYPIQGAWTWGAGWLTEMGFSDYAGSTIVHSVGGWAALTGAIILGARKGKFGADGRVNPIPGANLPLATLGTFILWLGWFGFNGGSVLAMDSAAAVTEMSLVFANTNLAAAGGVVMAVILTGAIYKKIDLTMALNGALAGLVSITAGPDVGSPLLAILIGAIGGIIVVVTVPLLDKLKIDDVVGAIPVHLFAGIWGTLAVGIFGGGDLVVQIIGIVAIGAFMVITSAIVWLVLKAIMGLRLSEEEEMSGLDQTELGLEAYPEFAQGSKTV; this is encoded by the coding sequence ATGACGAAACTGCGCCAGATTTCAACGGGCGCCGCCGTGCTTGCGGTCGGCAGTCTGCTCACCACCACCGCCTTTGCGCAGGAGGAGGCCACAGGAGTCTCGGCCGGGGTCTCAAGCGAAGTCGGTTTCATCCTGAACACCTTCCTCTTTCTCATCTGCGGCGCCTTCGTGATGTGGATGGCGGCCGGCTTCTCCATGCTGGAGTCCGGCCTGGTGCGCAGCAAGAACACAGCGGCGATCTGCCTGAAGAACATCACGCTCTATTCCATCGCCGGCATCATGTACTACCTGATCGGCTACAATCTGATGTACGTGGATGTCGGCAGCTGGATCGGCTCCATCAGCCTGCTCTACAACCCGAGCGGTGCCGAGGCGGCGCTTGTGGCCGGCAGCGAGGATGCGGATGTCCTCAGCCAGGTCGTCGATGCCGGCTATTCGGTCATGTCCGACTGGTTCTTCCAGATGGTCTTCGTGGCCACCGCTGCCTCGATCGTCTCGGGCACGCTGGCCGAGCGCATCAAGTTCGCGCCCTTCATGGTCTTCGTAGTCATCCTGACCGGCTTCCTCTATCCGATCCAGGGCGCCTGGACCTGGGGCGCCGGCTGGCTGACCGAGATGGGCTTCTCCGACTACGCCGGCTCCACCATCGTCCACTCCGTGGGCGGCTGGGCCGCGCTGACCGGGGCCATCATCCTGGGGGCACGCAAGGGCAAGTTCGGCGCCGACGGCAGAGTCAACCCGATCCCGGGCGCCAACCTGCCGCTCGCCACCCTGGGCACCTTCATCCTCTGGCTCGGCTGGTTCGGCTTCAACGGCGGCTCGGTCCTGGCCATGGACTCTGCCGCGGCCGTGACCGAGATGTCGCTTGTCTTCGCCAACACCAACCTGGCCGCGGCCGGCGGCGTGGTGATGGCGGTGATCCTGACCGGGGCCATCTACAAGAAGATCGACCTCACCATGGCGCTCAACGGTGCGCTGGCGGGCCTGGTCTCCATCACGGCAGGCCCGGATGTGGGCAGCCCGCTGCTGGCCATCCTCATCGGCGCCATCGGCGGCATCATCGTGGTGGTCACCGTGCCGCTGCTGGACAAGCTGAAGATCGACGACGTGGTCGGCGCCATTCCGGTGCACCTCTTCGCCGGCATATGGGGCACGCTGGCCGTGGGCATCTTCGGCGGCGGCGACCTGGTGGTCCAGATCATCGGCATCGTAGCCATCGGCGCCTTCATGGTGATCACCTCGGCCATCGTCTGGCTGGTCCTCAAGGCCATCATGGGCCTGCGCCTCAGCGAGGAGGAGGAGATGTCCGGACTGGACCAGACGGAACTGGGCCTCGAGGCCTACCCCGAGTTCGCCCAGGGCTCCAAGACGGTCTGA
- a CDS encoding gamma-butyrobetaine hydroxylase-like domain-containing protein translates to MGEHDIKHHPSEIRYVSEDKRLEVTFEDGRHFSLPAELLRVESPSAEVQGHAPSQKQIVPGRRHVGILAIEPVGSYAVRIKFDDLHDTGLYSWDYLYKLGERKDELWQEYLDNLEARGLSRDPPSRR, encoded by the coding sequence ATGGGCGAGCACGACATCAAGCACCACCCGTCCGAGATCCGCTATGTCTCGGAGGACAAGCGACTGGAAGTGACCTTCGAGGACGGCCGGCACTTCTCCCTGCCGGCAGAGCTCCTGCGGGTGGAGAGTCCTTCGGCAGAGGTCCAGGGACACGCCCCCAGCCAGAAACAGATCGTGCCCGGACGCAGACATGTGGGCATTCTCGCCATCGAGCCGGTGGGCAGCTATGCCGTGCGCATCAAGTTCGACGACCTGCATGATACGGGCCTTTATTCTTGGGACTACCTTTACAAGCTCGGCGAACGCAAAGACGAACTCTGGCAGGAGTATCTGGACAACCTGGAGGCGCGCGGCCTGTCTCGCGATCCACCGTCCCGTAGATAG